The window ATACAGAATAATTCTTATCTCCGCTGTGATTGAAGTTCCTTACAGTTCTATTATGTTTTTGTTTCTGCTGGTTGGGTCATTTGTGCTGCTGAGCACTGGTTATATCGATGTTACATCCTGTTATTCTTTTTAGTGTAATTATGATCATGTCTAGATTATGGTATTCCATTCTGTACTTATACTTACAAGCGTGAATGTTTTGCGAAATGGTAGAGGCATATATGCTAACTGTCAAAATCGCTTTCACATAACAAGTATCGTGAATAGAAACGTGCTTTGCTTTCACACAATCACACCACAAAGATCTAAATATTAGCAATAAAAATGCAAACGTGAAAGATGACCAAAACAAAGATACAATGAGAGGCGCTCCTCCTTTGGAACACCAGCATTGGTTTCAACTTTCCTCCCTTATTTTTTGGTGGATTCGAGAGCCTATATATTTATCGCTTGTAAACTCTTCTCAATTCTTTTTCAGGGTTCATCGCTTGTTAGCCCTCCATACTTTTACCGCGTCACTTTGATCAAGATCCTGTGCCCCCGAGTGAAATGAGTACGTAGAGGTAAAGATGAAAAAAAATAAAATAAAAATACAGCAACCGAGTCATTCCATATTGCAAGGTGAATTGGCGCCAAATGATTTGCCCCCTGGCTCGTAGAAGGTATCCGGAAACAAACACAGTACGAATAGCCTCAACACTAGCTTGTTGCAAACAAAATGAACACTTAGCAAGATGATCATGTTACAAATGTTTCAAAGACGTTGTCTATATACAATACCTAGCTATATATACCCACAATGATAAATGGCAAGTATGTAAAGAAGCAGTATTGCAATACTACTTCTCTTTGCAAAATAAGAAAAAGTTATTGTGGCAGCGTTGTCTGATCTCTTTGTCTATCAAGGACAAGAGACATCATTAGAAATTACATCAGTGCTCTCAAACTTATTCCCACTCTTAAGCGAAACTATACTACGTTTACAAACAATTTGGTTATAGTTTCCATGAGCCAAATAATGAATGGGAAGATGCCTAAGTTTATCGGTGACGAAATTGTAGGAGCATAAGTATCCAGTTTTGGTAAGCAGAAGAACCTCATCGCTCTTCCAAAGTCCCAATGTAAGTGGAACCCTGATCTCAGCCTTCATTGAGGGCACAATGGATAAGTGTTTTGTCCAAGAACACTTGACACCAGTAGTAGCGAAGTCGTCCATTTCCCAAATTTCAGAAGGTTGATCTCCACCCCTATAAAAACCATATAGAACAATGCGTTCATTCCACACCGTGACGATGAATTCATGAAGCGGAAACTGGTAGAAACACTCAGGGAGTTTTACAGTATGAAATACTCTGTCACACGAATCAAATAAAATGACTAGATACTTAAGGTCCTCCACATCTCTGTCTAAAGAGTTCTCGTACTCATTCGGTTCGTCATATCCCCTCCAATAGAAGACACCTTTGAAGCATGTCTCGCAATCCAAGCCAAATATGTTTCTGTCTTCTGTTCTTAAATTATCAGCATTGACCTCTCTCCAACAATCATCACTCAGTGAGAACACTTCTGCTCTAGGAGGTAGAATAACAACATGCTCTCCATACTCGCCATCATATATGTCGTCGAAAAATAAGATCCTAACAAGTATGTAATCTTTAGATTTTGGATCAAAGCCGAATCCAACGTAGTATCCTTTACCATCTGGAATGCATGACTCGGGAATGATCTTGCATTCGTTGATTGCTGGATTGTATAGAGCAATGTTGTCACTGTGAAGAGATAGACAAACAATCCCATCGTAATGACTTAAAATAGTAACAGATTCATCACGAATTCTACTAGGACTAACAGGAGGGAGCTCAATAAAAGGCCCCCTAACCTTTAATCCCATAGAAGGTGGAAAGTGGATGTCCTCCAAACTGAATTGAAGGCTATGATCATCACCATCATCAATGTCATTGTCGTTGCAGAGATGAAGATATGAAAAGTATATTTGGAAGTTGTCACTGGCCTTGTGCTCGGCAGTACGCCTGAAAAGAATGCTAGTAGAGGAGGAGAGATCGTTGTAATAGTGGAGGTGCTTCACTGCGAACTGGGGATTATTGATCAGAGCTTCACATGATTTACGGATGCACTTGAATCGCATTAGAGATTTTGGAGGCAGCCTGGATAGGATTTGCACCAATAGTTCAAATGGAATTTTTTGAGAGTCTGCCATTGTGAGAAATGGTTACTTCTTTGACATGAAGAAACCTGGATGCAAGTTTATCTCGTCATTGATTATTCATAGAATCATATATTTGTTCACAGATGAAATCATCCTAAAGAAAGATGAAAATTTGATGCAATCTGATATATACATAATTACGTATGCAAAAACATCTTGTGCTAAAGTATAGTGAAGGAAAAAAAAGTAATGCAGAAAGTCATACCTTGTAGAAGAGCTTGTATAAGGACTATAACGATGAGGGTTGAAGAGATAGAGAGGGAGAGATGCAAGAAGATCTATTATATTGAAATGCTGATCAGGGAGAGAGTTTAGAGTTTTACTTGGTAAATCATGCAAAGGGAAGTTTTTACTTGATGCTTTATATAGTAAGTTGGATAAAGATAACATTCCCATGATCTTCTCTTCTTTTTATTCTCATTGTCTCTCATTTTCCACAATTGCATTCAACTTCAAACAATTAATGGATACTGTGAATTGGGATTCTGTTTTGTAATCTAGGAATATATGGTCTAATTTTTTCTTTGGTAACACCTTTAACGAGGCCTGCTACAGTATGGATATATTTAGGCCATGAAATTGTTATCCTGCATTATTGGAAAAACAAGTTCTTGCTGTATTGGTAGTTTTGGCAACACCCTGCTAATGTTCTGATGTTGGTCCTGAAGTACTATTGTCAGGACTATTTTGTGTTCCAGTTTTTCATCTCACAGAAACTTCAACAACGTTATGTAACACAGAGCGTCAATATGCGCAATATAGAATGTTGGACTTTGCCAAATCAAAACAGACATTTCACCTAGAAGGTAGGTAGAGATGTGAACAAAATGTCCCATAAATTTTGCAGAGTTCTTCATGGCAGATTTAGCGCACAAATGTTGTAAGTTATACAGCCTCGGGCATTTCACGCGAGAAAGACATGAACAAAAGATTACAGACCTTGCTTATAATCAATTACGAAGGCATAATCAGCCATATAAATTTGGAAGCTGGATCATTGTCATAGGCAGTTCACTTATGTTCAGCACAAGTTCAAGCACTCCTTGTGTTGGAATAATTGGTAAAGATTTCATTTCTTTACCAACAATTGTTCAAATATATTTTTGGCACAAATAATGATCCACTTATAACTCAAAGACAGAAGAATAATTTGGTTTTGTCAAACCAGGATGACAGGATCATCGGAGATAGCATGGCCGAGAGAGTATTCACTCAAATCCAACATTTGCCATTAACACCATCTTATTTCATATCCTCAAGGCGAAGAAACTAGAGGAGA of the Fragaria vesca subsp. vesca linkage group LG6, FraVesHawaii_1.0, whole genome shotgun sequence genome contains:
- the LOC101312077 gene encoding uncharacterized protein LOC101312077; translated protein: MADSQKIPFELLVQILSRLPPKSLMRFKCIRKSCEALINNPQFAVKHLHYYNDLSSSTSILFRRTAEHKASDNFQIYFSYLHLCNDNDIDDGDDHSLQFSLEDIHFPPSMGLKVRGPFIELPPVSPSRIRDESVTILSHYDGIVCLSLHSDNIALYNPAINECKIIPESCIPDGKGYYVGFGFDPKSKDYILVRILFFDDIYDGEYGEHVVILPPRAEVFSLSDDCWREVNADNLRTEDRNIFGLDCETCFKGVFYWRGYDEPNEYENSLDRDVEDLKYLVILFDSCDRVFHTVKLPECFYQFPLHEFIVTVWNERIVLYGFYRGGDQPSEIWEMDDFATTGVKCSWTKHLSIVPSMKAEIRVPLTLGLWKSDEVLLLTKTGYLCSYNFVTDKLRHLPIHYLAHGNYNQIVCKRSIVSLKSGNKFESTDVISNDVSCP